Proteins encoded within one genomic window of Pedobacter africanus:
- a CDS encoding porin family protein, with protein MRKLFIILLSVSTCLTAFSQEKGSFEFGFNVGYNLSTVTSGSTTNSTFRSAFNAGGFGDYYFSNRWSIKAKLTYDQKGWNDGFITNLNNGQSFKTDYRIDYLTIPVMANWHFGKKRNWYLNFGPYAGFLLNAKETMFNTDLKEIMNSTDFGLAAGIGVKIPVAKKLKILLELDGQSGFTDVLKNNQGSTINNSRSSFNTGLVFDL; from the coding sequence ATGAGAAAATTATTTATCATTCTACTATCAGTGAGTACTTGTTTAACTGCTTTTTCGCAAGAGAAAGGTAGTTTTGAATTTGGATTTAACGTTGGTTATAATCTTTCTACAGTAACAAGCGGATCAACTACCAACAGCACCTTCAGAAGTGCATTTAACGCCGGAGGCTTTGGTGATTATTATTTTTCAAACAGGTGGAGCATTAAAGCGAAATTAACTTACGATCAAAAAGGTTGGAACGATGGTTTTATAACCAACTTAAACAATGGACAAAGTTTTAAAACCGATTATCGCATTGATTATTTAACGATACCAGTTATGGCAAACTGGCACTTTGGAAAAAAAAGAAACTGGTACCTGAATTTTGGCCCCTATGCCGGTTTTTTGTTAAATGCTAAAGAAACCATGTTCAACACAGACTTAAAAGAGATTATGAACAGTACCGATTTTGGCTTAGCCGCTGGAATAGGTGTTAAAATTCCAGTAGCTAAAAAATTAAAAATTCTATTGGAATTAGATGGGCAAAGCGGTTTTACAGATGTGCTCAAAAACAATCAAGGCAGTACCATCAACAACTCCAGAAGCAGCTTTAATACAGGTTTAGTTTTCGATCTTTAA
- a CDS encoding succinate dehydrogenase/fumarate reductase iron-sulfur subunit, with translation MKIYLKIWRQNDAGSEGKLVDYELDEVIPHMSFLEMMDTLNEKLVLAGERPVEFDHDCREGICGQCGMMINGRAHGPVAHLTTCQLHMREFKDGDTIYVEPFRAMAFPVKRDLKVDRSAFDRIIMSGGFVSVNTGQAPEANGIPIDHEAAESAFDSAACIGCGACVATCKNSSAALFTSAKIAHLAKLPQGKVESRKRALAMVGQMDAEAFGHCSNTEACEVECPQSISVLNIARMNWEYTLSSLLKK, from the coding sequence ATGAAGATATATCTGAAAATCTGGAGGCAGAACGATGCCGGAAGTGAAGGTAAACTGGTTGATTATGAATTGGATGAGGTGATTCCCCATATGTCGTTCCTGGAAATGATGGACACGCTGAACGAAAAGCTGGTGCTGGCGGGCGAGAGGCCTGTAGAGTTTGATCACGATTGCAGGGAGGGAATTTGCGGGCAATGCGGAATGATGATCAATGGAAGGGCGCATGGTCCTGTAGCACATCTGACCACTTGTCAGCTGCACATGCGCGAGTTTAAAGATGGGGATACCATTTATGTGGAGCCTTTCCGGGCAATGGCCTTTCCGGTAAAGCGCGATTTGAAGGTAGATCGCTCGGCTTTCGACAGGATCATCATGTCTGGTGGCTTTGTGTCGGTAAATACCGGACAGGCGCCCGAGGCCAATGGCATTCCAATTGATCATGAAGCTGCAGAATCTGCTTTTGATTCTGCAGCCTGTATTGGTTGTGGGGCTTGTGTAGCTACCTGCAAAAACTCCAGTGCTGCTTTATTTACCTCTGCTAAAATAGCACATCTGGCCAAACTGCCGCAAGGCAAGGTAGAATCCCGTAAAAGGGCATTGGCCATGGTAGGGCAGATGGATGCCGAAGCATTTGGGCATTGCAGCAATACAGAAGCCTGTGAGGTGGAATGCCCGCAAAGCATATCGGTATTAAATATTGCCAGAATGAACTGGGAATATACTTTGAGCAGTCTTTTAAAGAAGTGA